ACAAAGAGCATCATGTCACGCAGGGATCCAAGCCGAAACACCATCCACCTCCTGTCCATGAAGTTCTTTTTGAGAGACAATGACACCATATCCATTGGACATTCTGTTGGCCAGATCATGGCTACCCACAAGGTTGAGATAGCCCAATTCGCAATTTTGACAGAGGCGCATTACTCCTGCCGCGGCGATGATGATCTGGTCTACTATGGGAGAAATTTTATGTTGTTCTTTGAAGCTTGCCCGGGTGCATTTGGTGGTCTCACGCGCCTCAAACTGCAGGATTTGAGATTTGGTAAATCAGACATCTGTAATGTCCTCCTTACCTGCAAGCAACTAAAACACCTACGCATGTTCAATTGCGACTCAGGGGTTTGGACCACACTGCAAGTTGAACACCTGGAGCTCAGTGAGCTTGAGATCGTTAATTGTTCATTTAGAAAAGTCGTGCTCATCTCCCTCCCAAAACTCACACAGATGGCCTTTCATGGTTGGATCGCTTTCCAAGATCCACTATCAGTTGGTGATGTACCATTGCTCGAGACTGTAGATCTCACCAATGTTTGTCTTAGTAGCCACAAAATGGTCAAGTTAAGTAAGTTTCTTGGCGGCACCTCTGTGCGTAACCTGAGGTTAGGATTTGAGAGCGAAAAGGTAAGTCGACATAGATGTTTTGCTAGTTATGGGTTCACTTCTTTTTCCACTTATATCATCACATGTTTATTTGATGCAGATTTGGGTGCAACCAGAACATCTGACGAGACAGCTGGCATCCGTGTTCTACCAGCTAACTTTTGTGCATATGGCTGAAATTCCAGAAGGGTATGACCTCTCCTGGTCATTGTTCATTCTTGAAGCTGCGCCCAACTTGAAGGAGCTATATTTGACGGTATGTTCTTAGCTTTTTGCTTCAAATACAAATGGCTGCAATATTGATAAACCGTTTCCATTTACCGGTGTCGGCCTATGGTTCGCAGGTGTGGGATCATTTGTGTACAATGGAAATGGacagggagaagaggagggcactCTCGTATAGCATAAGGAAGGGTGTAAGGTGGGAATCATCTGCATCTCGTTTCCAGCACCGGAGTCTGGAAACGCTAGTAATCTTTGGTTTTGAATCTGAAGAATACATGCTGACGCATGTCAGGTGTGTCATGGAAGCCGCGGTGAATCTAAAGAATGTGTTCCTATACAATAGGCTGGCGTGTAAGATGTGCCGCGACAACCCTCTGCCGTCCAGCTTCCCCTTTGCTGAGACTAAGAAGCTTTTGGTGGAGAAGATAATTACCAGTGGGATCGATTCAGCTGCCTCAATTCACTTCCTGGCCGGCAAAGCTATATGGGCTTCTCATGTTGCAAAGAAGAACTTCCCATAGTGTCTTTAGTTCAAGTTTGTGTTGTAACTTGTAATGCCCTTTGTGCCAAAGCTGATAACATAATTTGAGTCAACTTTAGTATTCCTTGATTGAATGAAGTGTAAGTTTAATCCTGGCAGCATTTTGTTTTATCAGTAAGACGGGAACATATGCTCCTTTTTGTGGTCAATTAATGTGACCTGGAACTAACTTAACAGTTTAACATGGAGAAAAAAATACTCTGCCCGATCCATATTAATGGACCCtggtttagtacaaagttagtaatATTTGTGCTACACTTAACAAGAAACAAGCGCTAGTTGAAGGTGTTCTGTTTAGTTGGCACGTTTCGGTTTTGGGCAGATGAATTGCAAGCTTCAACAAGAAATTTCCTCTATTTAGTTGGCAGGTTTCGGTTTTAAGGCCCTTGTTCGGTTCTAGTGGATTCAAACATCGAGATGATTGGGTGATCCTTTGTTGCTTACAGTAACACAAACAAGATCCAAAATTGTTGTTCTCCAAGCTAAAGTTCTGAACCATGAACATAATCAACAAGCGACAATAAGCTACTGTTGCGACAATATCTTAAGTTGTGAATGTCGAATAGACAACAAAAGCATGTGAAAAGTTCTCAGTTCCTTCAAGTTAGAGTCGGACGTTTTCAGAAATGCTCCCTTTATAAACAAATATAAttcagtactccctccatccggaaatacttgtcgaaaaaatggataaaaatgaatgtatctagaactaagatatgtctagatacatccattcctttaacaagtatttccggacggagggagtacgttttAGGTCACTAGAGGTAGTAGTGTTTAGTATCTCTACAAGCTTCACATGGACAAAATCCAGTGAATCAATATGAGACCTTCCCGCCGAAAAGTACACAAGCTGCTCTTCTGCCTGCTACTAGTTGTCATGAAGAACTGTAAATGTGAAGATATCCCTGTTTCTTATGCAATTAAACAGCAACTGGTGAAGTTTCAAGAGAAGAAAAGTTGAAGACTCGTTTTAGTAGTTAAGTTACAGAGTGATCTGCACGCTTGTGTTCATGGCATAATTGCCACGACGCAGCAAGCAGAGTGTATTACGGTTCCGTCAGAGTGTACATACCAATGTTTAGGTGCAGTCTATGTTGGCCTGCATTACGGTTCCGTCCAGTTGTGTAGACCTAGTATATCTGGTGGCTTGGCAGTCATTTTCTCTGATATCCCAGAATAAGATGATCCAGTAAGACGATGTATAATTACTATCAGCTTTGGTCTGTGTTCAGATTCTTCACGCATGGACACTAATGTGAACAGAAACAGAAACGAACACTGGCTACACGAAATCAGAAGAATAGCAAAATGAAGCCAATTGCAATACCGAGCACACAGGTGCTCGCGCTCACAAACTCCGCGTCCAAATTGCTGGACCTATTATAGCATCACAAAGGtcgtacatcacatatatatacaatataagCTTCCAGTTTCATCCTTGAAACACACCTATGTAACTGGACCAAGACA
This region of Triticum aestivum cultivar Chinese Spring chromosome 2D, IWGSC CS RefSeq v2.1, whole genome shotgun sequence genomic DNA includes:
- the LOC123053504 gene encoding uncharacterized protein, producing the protein MEDGNREDMLSNLPDHILLTILDRLNVCDAARTCVLSRRWQQLPAMLSQIKIDVLDFLPEGTTACYQREIVRINGAAVEATKSIMSRRDPSRNTIHLLSMKFFLRDNDTISIGHSVGQIMATHKVEIAQFAILTEAHYSCRGDDDLVYYGRNFMLFFEACPGAFGGLTRLKLQDLRFGKSDICNVLLTCKQLKHLRMFNCDSGVWTTLQVEHLELSELEIVNCSFRKVVLISLPKLTQMAFHGWIAFQDPLSVGDVPLLETVDLTNVCLSSHKMVKLSKFLGGTSVRNLRLGFESEKIWVQPEHLTRQLASVFYQLTFVHMAEIPEGYDLSWSLFILEAAPNLKELYLTVWDHLCTMEMDREKRRALSYSIRKGVRWESSASRFQHRSLETLVIFGFESEEYMLTHVRCVMEAAVNLKNVFLYNRLACKMCRDNPLPSSFPFAETKKLLVEKIITSGIDSAASIHFLAGKAIWASHVAKKNFP